The segment atatatatatatatatatatatatatatataatatatatatatatatatatatatatatatatatatatatatatatatgctgtatgcacgtttatgcatagggttagggtttactgggcgttagggttagggtttggaaaaaaatcacccccccccactccaaagttctggatccgccagtggtgtcGAATCTCGAGCcctcttcataggtagccaagttcaagcgtaggCCTACTTAGtttctcgaccacgcttcccaacacaagaatcaatttaaaaacaaacaattagttaattaactattggtaattaattattttgttttgaatctcGAACacgggaaagaaattgtacttcactgataaggtggtatatgttgaattagttccctttattgTTTGCGGAAAGATAAGTTAGTAAATAACTATCAAAACCTATTTTCGTAAGTAGTGGCAGAGAATCACAGTGGTTaccgtattggcttgaggaagcTGAGGAGTCATTAGCCCTTGAGTTCGAAGTCAGCTAGGTCGCTctataataatacatttaaaaagcgatcacccagatactcctttttttttctccccctacCCCTTTCCAGACATGTGATTAGATCATAGCGtatcacacatatttatttattaagtccattgttagtctagattctagatctattacaaatttaatttcatgactGAACCAaactaattataataatataagctttgtttttaaagtattttttttttattttgcttttttttatgtctaaaCTTCTGGCTCCTTGCCATTGGTAGTATTATTTCGAAACTTTACTGCGAAATAATATTTAGACCATAGACTAACATATGATTTAGACTTTAGCGGTATCGATACGTCGGCGGACTCGGTGCCAAAAAAGCATTTCTAAAGATGCTGCTTTGTCCCTTAGTTTCTACTTGCTTTATTATTGTCAAGCGAGAAAAGCTAACGGCTTCAACTGCCTTTTCCTTTTCAGGACTCCTTTACTCCGTCAGTGGAAGCACATTTTTACGCATTCGTCGTcggaaaataattgttttgtttgctcAAAATTTAAGCCGTTACTGACGCTATGTTTTCTTGTCTTTTCTTGATAAATATTTTCGTCAATACTGCAATTTCTTGATGTCATATCTCATGTTGCTAAACTATCTATCTGTCCACTTTAGTTGAAAGTTTCGTTTTCTTTGGCACTCCCATTTAGGTTAATTGTCACACAAATCTTTAACATCACGGCACGTGATCCACTTGCGTTGATACCAAAAAAAAGCAGACATCCAAAATGGAGACTAGTCTCTTCACTTAAAGGCACCGTATTGATAACGTTTCCCTTGTTACACTGCCAAGGAAGGCGGTTGTGATAACTGAGTTCTCCTGTCAATGTACAAAGAGAACTCCCCATTCGAACTCGAATGTTCCCGAGTATTTCCTAATCTTTTGCTTTGTAGCAGCCTACCGTGCATTTATACATCAGAGGTTCTATGATTTCCTTGTCCAGATGGCAGTGTCGACAGCGGAAGTCAAAGTTTGTCTTTATTCTGGCAAGATAGGCACAACCGGCCAATGGCCTATTCTGATATCAGGCATTTGTGACCTGTTCTTTTCTATCTAACTGCCGCCAGTCATTCGATCTGTTTGGGATTTTCATATTTTCCCCATAGTTTCCTTCTTGTGTTAGAACTTTCACAGCTCTTGTCCATTAGCAAATCATTGCTCGAGCCATCTCATCGTTTGTGGCTCTTCTAGGGCATCAATCTTTGAACGGAGCTTCGCCAATATGTCAGCCCTTTCGTTTCCACCAATTCATACATGCGATGGTATGTTCTGCAGTGTCGTCCATACGGTCCGTACCTGATGTCGCGATTTTGAAGCGTCCCCGCATGATAGTGTTTTTGTCAGTGGTTCTAGCCATGTGTTGGCGAGGCTTTCTATGGCTTGTAAGCGCGATAAGGAATCCGTGAATAGCACAACTGGTCCTGGTTGCGCCGACTTTCTTCGATTCTTTCCTCAATGTACTGCATTTTGAATGGCCACCGTTTCAGTCACGTATTTGCTCGCTCCCACACACGGTCCTATGATTTCATCGTTTTCTACAGAGCTGGGGAATCGCACCACCACGCCATAACTGGAGGTCGTCAAGTTTTCATAGATAAACGGTCCATGTAAACCGTTATACATTCCTCCTGTAGGCCATACAGAATAATGTTTCTCTTAGCCGTGCTCTTAAGAATAGATTTTGTGCATTTGTTGTTTACTTCCAAATTTTCAGGCGCCCCCAGTAAAGACAAGAACAGCCCTGTTCTGAGGAAGGTTGATCTCTTCCGACAACTTCTGCACGGTCCGACTCCTGGACGGGCAGCCAACCTCCAGCCGTTTACATTCCAGAGGCGGAAGGTCTGTTATGATTTCACCCGCGGTGATTGGTGTTGACCGAAATGCACATTAACCCAATGGATTGGTTCAGGACAGTGCATAAGCTTGCCATGGACGTTTGCGACTAGTCAATTCTGAGGGTCTGACTCAAGTCTGTACCCAATTCGCTCTCACTGAACCAATGCAAGACGTCTGCTTTCGCTCCCCACTAGGTTGTGGTCTGCGTCGCACAAGGATCTGTCAATACTGTCATCTTACgtctcaaaaaataaaaataaagggaGAGGAAATTTCCAATAGGGCCTACGGCCTACTATTATCAAAAATAGTTATCGCATGGAACATAAACATAGGGTTTCTTTTCAATAAGATCATTGACATAAATAGATCTAAGCTAGCCTATAACTCTATGAATGCGACAGAATGAAATCCTCTAAAGAAAACTGAAATACTTCCCAGCGTAGGGAAAGATAATTCCCCATACTCtctgttatgttatgttatttaACATGCCGATTTTCGACAGACCAAATAGTAAAGCCGGATGTGGTCCGTTTGGTCATCCATCGCAGTAAAcgttgtactagatctagtctacatgaaataaaacaacaacagcagcaactttttgcattattttattatttctgcctcttatatacaaataaaaataaaggcatAAATCTAGATTTGAATCTATAACTATTTTCAAAACAGAAACCCATGTATTATTTTCTTAATAATTAtcacaagcttttttttattcttcccCTTTGCCTTTGTAAAAGTTTGTTCATtgcaaagtttgtttttttttaaatgctaaagaaaagtatttttaaaaacctaatactctagatctagtaaatattttttttactacacaaattaaattgttaaaaaaataaacaaaaggtaTGAAATGGACCAAATACAACTAAACTAAAACCTATATCTATTTCGACAATTTTGCCAAACTGGCAAGAAAAACCCGGACGCCATTTTGTGAATTTAACGACATTTCTTTATCGTCTTGAATAAAAAATAGGAGATTGGATCTAGATTTTAGGAGATTGTTTAGTTTTAGGGGCCTAGATATTCCGTTCTATACTAGGTTTTATCTACATGAACTAATTCAGAATGAGTGACGATCAGAGCGATGTCAAATTAGGTAGATTCTCTATTTTTGTGTTGTTCGTTTTGCGGACACgcaatttagatttttaagcaCACTCACTGTTCTGTACTCTGTAGTAGTGTAGTGACTGTTTTTTTGATGTGACTGTGACACAGTCACAGTTTCACACActgatttttaatatatttttaattaatagtgACTAATAATTCAGCTTATCCTTTAAACATTTCAACGTGCCAGggctagatctagttacttgCCTAAGTTCAAACTCAGAAGACAAGCTGATGATTACAAAACACATGCATGTTTCAAATTCAGTCATAACCATTTGAAAAGTTATTTGATCTACAAGACAACTCTCTTGAAATCACTCATTGCCTTTGCTCTCACCCTCTGAAGGGCCTCATCTCTAACAAAAGTCATTGTCCtgttcatcttctttttctccATACCTTTCTCTATCCCTAATACTAATAGTGTAAAAATCCTGGGATCTCGCACATTTAACTGGACACACTATAATCACTATTTGAGGTGTCTCTATCCTGGCtaagtctctccaactgtctccacATCTGGCCCATCTGCTTGgtttctactttcattttttaacCCTGTTATTCTGTGTTAACTAAAGGCTTTTAATACTTTCAGAAGAGAGTTCACATTCTGACAGAAAACGTGACAAAGATAGAAAAAGATCTCGTTCTCCGCGTAGGAAATCAAGGAGCCGGGAACGAGACCGAAAACGTTCTCGTTCAAGAGATCGTAAAGTTAAGAAATCTcgcaggttgttttttttttgttttcaccacaattaattgtttaagtttttttgtttctaaaattattttctttgaataAAGTTTTAATATTCTAAATATTTAAGTTAACtggtgtattttaaaataatttatcattatattaattataatagcttttaatttgatcttTACAGTCGCTCaccaaagaaaacaagaaagaagAGACCTTATAAATATTGGGACATTCCTCCTCCTGGATATGAACACATTTCTCCAGCTCAGTATAAAGCAATGCAAGGTATGTAGTTTAAGAAGAAAATTTGAAGAAAACTATGAAGAtaagttttagatttttaaatacttaaaagtttaaaaaattaattcagtCTATTTCAGTATTGCATTTTTAAATGTGCCTTAAAACTTGTTTTGTAACACTTTTATACTCTTATACAGAATATATTTTGTATGAGTATCACTAATCACTTACTGTAGTTCATTACAAATCATTGAAACCATGTGGACTATTTTGTtataagaaaaagtaaagtattgGTGTGCTTGAATAGCCAAATGCTGTTATTACTTGTTGTTGCGGTTGGCCAGATACCACAGGAACCTGTTGCTCAGATGCCCACCTCTGTGGCCACAATAGACATAACAAGTTCCCGGTATGAGCTCGCTAAGCCGACAAGCCCGGCGTCTTTATGTGGGAAATATTCCCTTTGGGGTTACTGACGTGAGTTTGTTAGGTATTGTATTGATTGATGATTATTGTGGCTTGTTTGAAGTGTAGTATAATAGTTTGGGTATAATTTTATACCCTCTATATTAAAGTAATTTTGCTTCACTTTAAACATGGCACAAATTATAATGTATAATTTTTCAGATCTAGGGCaaattttgttgtttctttataAATCTCTCTTGTGTCCCTCTAGCTTCTGGCCAGATCCCAGCAGAACCTTTGACTGCCCCTGCTGTAGGGCCTACTAGTGCCGATGCCAGTCTCAATTATGCTGGCAGCTCCCTCAGCCGTCAAGCACGTAGATTATATGTGGGCGGTATTCCATTTGGGATGACTGATGTGAGTATAGTCCAGCTGCTTTGGGAAACAATAGATAAACAGTCActgttcatttttaaaaaattatttagcgATTTTAGATTACTTGTTTATTTCAGAaataaatgtcaaataaaagctaattaaaaatctttgaaaattagttaaataatgacATAAAGACACATTTAGGCTTTTTGGTCTCTTCACATTATTGTAGATgatgttattaatattattattgaaatgCTGTATTTTTTCAGGAAGCTATGATGGATTTCTTTAATCATCAAATGCGTATAACAGGGCTTGCTCAAGCAGAAGGCAATCCTGTTATTGCTGTACAGATAAATTTGGATAAAAATTTTGCCTTTTTAGAAGTAAGTATTAGTTATTATTGAAACTatcagagtttttttttcttcttaaaagcAATAGTTAAAAAAtttgttgtttattattttttgttcttcgTTGTTTTAAGTTCCGGTCTGTAGATGAAACTACACAAGCTCTGGCATTTGATGGCATTAGTTTTCAAGGGCAACCATTGAAAATTCGAAGGCCAAGTGACTATAAACCACTACCAGGCATGGCAGAAAATCCAACTTTAGCCGTTCCAGGTATATAATCCTTTCTTACTAACAGCGCTTAGCTGAAATCTGCAAGAAAAGGGGGGTAACTCTATTTTTTACATATGCAACctacattttacaaaaatattactTCAAATCATCAGGGTTTAGTAAATAGAAAATTGTTTTAGGGATTAGCAGAGATGCATCTTGGGTATTTAGTCTTAAAATGAACACTAAAACGTGTAAATATGATATCCCCCCTCACCCATTAAAACCCCACAAGTTTTTGCTGGTCACATTTATAGATCACTGTGTAACCGGCAGTGAACATTCATACTTAATAGTCAAAATAGTCTCCTTTTTTGGCTAAGAGcataatttaaatctagatatagatttagttcTACACTTGGATCCAAATAAAACAGAGTAACTTCCATTCAATTCCATTGTGTCACAATGTTTCAATTGTTGTGTTATCAGCTTGACCAGGAATAATTGAAACAAAAGAACTGGCAGGGGTGCCACTTTTCCGGAATAACCCGGAAATCCGGGTTTTGAGGGGTCCGATTTTCCCCCCTCCGGGTTTGCCTTCTACAATTTTGTTAAAATCCAGGGTtttagttgatttagattttttcgaAATTTCTGGTCATTTCCCCCCgttaattttagtttgttagTTCCGATCGCGCGAGCCgctattttataaacaaaatcgACCAGTCTCATATCTCGCAAGACTTTCACTTTGCATGCGCACTAAGCTTATTTACcggtacagtattttttttttaagtgtcaaaaaagtgtaaacattctagatctatagagaatttctagatctgatctagaaaCAATCTAGACTGTAAAGTCTTGTATTTACTATAATTTagtatagatatagtctagaatagtctagatttagatctactcgCGTACCTAGCGGctagtcctagatcttgaaatagaaagaaaaaaattcatgagtgagaaattatatatatattttttttctttccgtgttttatattttaatatttgtataggtTCCATATAGACATAGAGCCTTAGCTTATGTCTAGAGTATTATAGAAgtaggatctagatttaggatATTTACATCATTTTTAGATCAGAACTAGAATCAATGATT is part of the Biomphalaria glabrata chromosome 2, xgBioGlab47.1, whole genome shotgun sequence genome and harbors:
- the LOC106069459 gene encoding splicing factor U2AF 50 kDa subunit-like; amino-acid sequence: MSDDQSDVKLEESSHSDRKRDKDRKRSRSPRRKSRSRERDRKRSRSRDRKVKKSRSRSPKKTRKKRPYKYWDIPPPGYEHISPAQYKAMQASGQIPAEPLTAPAVGPTSADASLNYAGSSLSRQARRLYVGGIPFGMTDEAMMDFFNHQMRITGLAQAEGNPVIAVQINLDKNFAFLEFRSVDETTQALAFDGISFQGQPLKIRRPSDYKPLPGMAENPTLAVPGVVSTVVQDSAHKIFIGGLPSYLNEDQVKELLVSFGPLSAFNLVKDSATGLTKGFAFCEYADVSVTDQACAGLNGMQLGDKKLIVQRASVGAKNAQQQAPVQLQVPGLNLNQGAGPATEVLCLMNMITPEELVDEEEYEDIVEDVKEECGKYGIVMSLEIPRPIKGVEVPGVGKIFVEFNSIIECQKAQAALTGRKFSNRVVVTSYYDPDRYHRREF